In a genomic window of Solanum stenotomum isolate F172 unplaced genomic scaffold, ASM1918654v1 scaffold9876, whole genome shotgun sequence:
- the LOC125853181 gene encoding phosphoglycerate mutase-like protein AT74H: MGNNNSNNRSKERRWPKRIILVRHGESEGNEDKNVYTAVPDHKVQLTEKGKQQAKNAGEVIRSVVGNCKVYFYVSPFLRTRETLKEISESFSSNEIIGVREECRLREMDYAKFQNTEKMEEYKNERERYGKFFYRFPHGESAADVYDRVS, from the coding sequence ATGGGAAACAACAATAGCAATAACAGAAGTAAAGAGAGGCGATGGCCGAAGAGGATCATACTGGTGCGCCATGGTGAAAGTGAAGGTAACGAAGACAAAAATGTGTACACCGCCGTACCTGATCATAAAGTGCAACTTACAGAGAAAGGCAAACAGCAAGCCAAAAATGCTGGAGAGGTTATCCGAAGCGTGGTTGGAAACTGCaaagtttatttttatgtatctcCATTCTTGCGCACTCGTGAGACATTGAAAGAGATAAGTGAATCGTTTTCTAGCAACGAAATCATTGGGGTAAGAGAAGAATGCAGGTTAAGAGAAATGGACTATGCTAAATTTCAGAATACAGAGAAGATGGAGGAGTATAAGAACGAACGAGAGAGATATGGCAAGTTCTTCTACCGCTTTCCCCATGGAGAATCCGCTGCCGATGTCTACGATCGGGTTTCAG